CAGTTTAAATTTTCTTAactgcattaaaacatttaaaatcttaCAGTAATTTCCATCTGGCTTCTGATtggaatgttttcattaatgCAGACATTTCTGGAGAAATGCTCTGGTTTTACTCGACCTTTAGGTTCAGAACCAGCAGAATGACCGTTGTTtcatgaaatacagacaaaggAAATGTAACATTCCCAATCAAGTTTCCAAAACCTTCAATatgaaaaaagtatttaagACAACAAAAGGACGATATAAGTGCCAAAGTTCAATTTCATGGATGCTTCAAGTCTTTCAATGAGACCTCGGGAAACATGTTAAAAGTGCATTTTACATATATTTCAATTAGTACCTACAGTACAaaggggtgttggggggggttaTTTCCAACCACTGAAAATACAAGATGAGTCTTTTGTTCTCCTTGAGAGCCAGCATGTTGGGGAGACACTCTTCCGTTTACATGTCGAATCAACCACACAACATGAACAGCTTGGGTTGGAAAGGACATCGTCTTCATGAGTGGGTTGAATTTGAAAGGGTCTTTTTTCAATAGACAGTCAAGTAGAGGTGGTTCGATTTGGATATCATCATTTTTTTATACCTCAAATCAATTgtcctgttgaaaaataaaaaaacaacaaaaaaaggttgaacatgtaaaatgtgttcTCTTTCTTCAGTTTATGACTTCTTCATTTCGGAGAATACAGGCAGGACTCGAAATGGGCGATCACTCAGATTTCACTGCGGAGGTGGGACTGGAGCCGAGGGGTGGAGTGTTTCCCCGGAGACGGGTGCGTTAGATTCTGTGAGGGGTGGAAAATGTTAAGAAATTTAGCAGCTCGGTTGGAGTGATCAGGAAGAACAGCTGCTAACATGACATTCTTAAAAGCTGGAAATGATCCTACATGGGAGGAAGTGACTTTCTGATTAAACTGTTcaatatggacaaaaaaactgtcGTTTAaagtacaatattttccgcactataagacgcactggattataaggcgcacattcaatgattggcctattttaaaacttttcaccagAATAGGCTGCACCACATTATAAGGCCAACAGAATAGAAACCACAGCGGCTGTGGCTGCAATAGGCATCCTTAGATTGTGCTGTGCTAAAGGGATTGTATTCATGACTCTGCagccttttctcaaatttcaagagccaagtcactgctagccaaaggtgccTGGCATGCTACAATTGATTCATaaatgtggttgacacctgaaacagcaggtaactGTGGGGGGAGGGAGCGCAGACTAAAACTTTTTGCATATATAAGGCGCGctagattataaggcgcgctgtcagtttttgagaaaataaaaggcttttaggtgcgccttatagtgaggaaaatactTTGGTGTCAACAACAAACAGCACCTTCAATTTTCACCTTCACCTGCgatttagttttacattttaaatataaaataggcAGCTTTTTGATCATTATCAATTAAACAATAAATTGAACAGTGGCCACAGATAAGTGACCTCAGCCCCATTAATACTGGTCCCAACAAGCCTCCATTCACTGTGCTGCTCTGTCTgctgctagtcacagtttgtcttTTGTATAAAAAATGAGGCAAAACAGTGAAACGTGACTGTAATTAATGATAACATCTACTGTGGTCTCAGATTCTGCTGTGATTAAATATATAACAGGAAGACATTTGACAGAAATCCTGTCTTCACCATACAAAGGGACATTGTGCTTCCACCCTAAACCTACCATGGAGAACAGGAACAGAGCTAGAGCTGGAGTGGCTGGCCGTGGCCTGGCCTGGGGGGCAGGAGGGCGAGGCGTGAACAGCCTGTGGAGGTTGGGACTCCGgagccgaggaggaggaggctggaggTGCCGGGCTGGGGGCTGGCTGTGGCGCTGGTGTGCTATGACTTGGCTGAGTTGAATTCTGGCTCTGCGGGGGTGGGCCTGAGGCTGCCTGGTTAGAATGGGGGGCTCCTGCCTGACTGTGCTGCTGGTGCTGAATCTGCTGGAAGTGCTGCTGACGGGCCCTCATCTCAGCATATTTCAGCTGCTCCATGTGGAAGGACTGACGGTCGGCTAAGAGCTGCTGACGCTGGTACTCCAgctaaaaaacacagaaaacatgaattGTTAGTTTTTGTGTTGTAATTCGGTTGATTGAAGTCTTGTCATCCTGGATACCCCAGAACACATCACTCACAGCCTCCCTCTCTCGGTCCATGATGGTCTCCAGTTCTTCAAAATGTCTCAGTTTAATCTCGAGCTTCTTCATCTGGGTCTCCACCAGCAGAGCCACGAGAGATTTGATCTTCCTCTCTTCAACTGCAGCCAGATGCTGCCAAGGAAATCAAAGGCAACTTCAAGATTAAAGAACATGGAAGAAAAGGTGAGGACAGGTTGACCAACTCTACCTTGGCTTTGACGGCAGCAGCAGCGAGTGCAGATGCAGCGGCAGTGGCCAGGTTTCCCTCTCCAACATCCCGCTCCACTTTCGCTTTCCGTTCTCCTTCACTCTCTGATTCTCTTTgtccttcctctgtgctctctTTCCtatccttctccttctccccaTCACCTAAgagaaagaaacattttaatttactcaTCTTTGACAGGAAGTCTTTATTCCTTGTCTCTGATAGAGTTGCTTTTTTGTACCCATTTCTGAATCTGTTTTATCCGTTTCCCTCTCTACTTCttgttctcttcctctctcttcttccttcttcccaTTCTCCACctgcttttcctcttcctcagctgcaGCCTCTTTACTCTCCTGTGTGAGGAAGTGAACAGTGAGGGATGCAGCAGCTCCTtaggagaacaaacaaacacagaaacattctGAGGACATGATCGTACCTTGGCCTCTCTCTTATCTTCACTGGACTGGCTGTCGCTCTTACTTTCATCACTGCTTTCATCTGGAAAGAAGAGTGAAAATATTGATTTGCATactttgttacatcccgcttcaaagcggtgatgtattgtaattatctgtgttcgtgtgtttgttcgtccaGTCATTAGTCCACCGAAAATCTTTGCAACCGtcgcagatagaaaaatgaaacaaaaagcacattacttgggcggcaaaggggatgaaaatgagaatataaccttgaccttgagaaaactaggtcaaggtcaaatttcaacttctgtacactcaggaactggataagacagaaagacgaggaagaaggccagtgtgagtaaggccatagatcaaaactatgctttgatttatgaaagtaggtcagggtaaaattttgaattcaggggtgtcgcgggatgttgcagtgtgtgtgtgctgtaaatCCACATAGAAATCCCACCAGgtctttctccctcctccagaCCGGTGCCAGCAATCCCGCTGCCCTCCAGGCCGTACAGAGGGTCCTGTCGGCCGCTGACCCTCGCTGCTTCCTCCACCCGTCGCACATGAGCTTCAACCAGCGCTGCAGGAACCTCCTCCTTCATACGAGAGAACTCCTCTGAGAATAGGAGAGATGTGTCAAGATTATCAGTGTGAAGTGTTATTTACACTTTCAATATTTGCACTGAGTTGACTTTaagtttttaataattaaaaagtgtGGCTGATTAAGGAAACTGCATAAAAGTTGCATTCACAGTGAAATTTCATCATTATTCTTCATTTAGTTTCTCATCATATGACAATTCCTGCCCAGGCTTAGTCTACAACACTCATTTGAGGCTGAGGACGTTTTCAGTGTCACTACTAATTAAATGTAAAGCTTGGTCTCACCCAGAGCAGATTTAGCTGCAGCCGAAGCAACGCGGGGGTCAACAACAGAGGCCAGGAAGGCCACGGTGCTCATGACTGGGTTTCCTGCTTGGCTGAAAGGTATCGGCTGGTAGGCCAATGGTCCCAGAGTTGAGGAGGTGTCCTCCAGGTAAGGGTCCTCAATGGGCAGCCGCAGGAAGTGAAGGATGCACTCGTCCTGTGTGCGGCTGCCCACATGTTCTGAAACCTTGTTCCAGTCATCCTTGTACATCTCCAAGCCCTGGGGAAGGAGGGAAGTGTTTAGATCCACATTTCTActgctttattttctcatttataaAAAGAATGAACTCACTCTAATTTAAGATGAATTAGTACCTCGAGCAGTAGTAGTGTTTCCTGTTCTGTCCAATCCCTCATGGAGCTCGCTGAGCTCTTGCTCTGTTCACAAATATAGACTCTTTGTTCATATGATAGGTCACTATGATATGATGAGCGATTCTGTCATGCATCTTCTCAGACATGTACCTTCGTAGAGCAAGTCTTCTTGCTGTACATGTCAGTTCGCAGCCCAAAGTTTTGCAGATCTGATGGTTTATCCTTCACTTTATCAGGGAAGGGCAACATCTGCTGGGCAGCAGGAGTCTGTGGCACAGAGAGAAATTTAAAACAACCCCGAAAAAATGTCTGAATGGATCTATCATTTGTCTCTGTGGTTCTGCAGACCTGAGATGTCTTTGGCTGCAGGGGCACCAAGCTGGAGGGAGTGTCTGCCAGTACATGGAAGTGAGAGGTGGGTGGGGGACCCATGGGTGTTGGTCTGCTCTCAGAGTCCACCTGGTAATTGATCAGACCCCACTGCTCCAGAAAGGCATGCACTCTACAGCAGAAAAAGCACAGAGTGAAACATCCTGACAGGAGGGTAAATAAAACAAGTATAAAAACAGACAGTGAGA
This sequence is a window from Antennarius striatus isolate MH-2024 chromosome 5, ASM4005453v1, whole genome shotgun sequence. Protein-coding genes within it:
- the smarcc2 gene encoding SWI/SNF complex subunit SMARCC2 isoform X3 codes for the protein MAVRKKDGGPNVKYFEASDTVSQFDNVRVWLGKNYKKYIQAEPPTNKSLSSLVVQLLQFQEEVFGRHVSNPPLTKLPMKCFLDFKSGGALCHILAAAYKFKSDQGWFDFQNPSRMDRNVEMFMTIEKSLVQNNCLTRPVIYLSPDIEPKLLGKLKDIIKRHQGSVTEDKASGSHIVVPLPTSLEEEEWVRPVMKRDKQMLLHWGYFPDSYDTWIPASEVEASVEDPPSPEKPRKVHGKWILDLDQYNEWMNEEDYEVGEGCPKRKRISAKTLTDEVTTPDERRDKKPGSAKKRKRSPSPSPTPPPQESKKKNTKKGPTTPYTKSKRGQREEEQEDLSKDMDEASPVPASEEGNPAKTNNTKKDSDSTPVKGGTDIDEQEDESMETTGKEEEEGSPSVKGEPVKGSDLHEDNVTEQTHHIIIPSYAAWFDYNSVHAIERRALPEFFNGKNKSKTPEIYLAYRNFMIDTYRLNPQEYLTSTACRRNLAGDVCAIMRVHAFLEQWGLINYQVDSESRPTPMGPPPTSHFHVLADTPSSLVPLQPKTSQTPAAQQMLPFPDKVKDKPSDLQNFGLRTDMYSKKTCSTKSKSSASSMRDWTEQETLLLLEGLEMYKDDWNKVSEHVGSRTQDECILHFLRLPIEDPYLEDTSSTLGPLAYQPIPFSQAGNPVMSTVAFLASVVDPRVASAAAKSALEEFSRMKEEVPAALVEAHVRRVEEAARVSGRQDPLYGLEGSGIAGTGLEEGERPDESSDESKSDSQSSEDKREAKESKEAAAEEEEKQVENGKKEEERGREQEVERETDKTDSEMGDGEKEKDRKESTEEGQRESESEGERKAKVERDVGEGNLATAAASALAAAAVKAKHLAAVEERKIKSLVALLVETQMKKLEIKLRHFEELETIMDREREALEYQRQQLLADRQSFHMEQLKYAEMRARQQHFQQIQHQQHSQAGAPHSNQAASGPPPQSQNSTQPSHSTPAPQPAPSPAPPASSSSAPESQPPQAVHASPSCPPGQATASHSSSSSVPVLHESNAPVSGETLHPSAPVPPPQ
- the smarcc2 gene encoding SWI/SNF complex subunit SMARCC2 isoform X2; this translates as MAVRKKDGGPNVKYFEASDTVSQFDNVRVWLGKNYKKYIQAEPPTNKSLSSLVVQLLQFQEEVFGRHVSNPPLTKLPMKCFLDFKSGGALCHILAAAYKFKSDQGWRRFDFQNPSRMDRNVEMFMTIEKSLVQNNCLTRPVIYLSPDIEPKLLGKLKDIIKRHQGSVTEDKASGSHIVVPLPTSLEEEEWVRPVMKRDKQMLLHWGYFPDSYDTWIPASEVEASVEDPPSPEKPRKVHGKWILDLDQYNEWMNEEDYEVGEGCPKRKRISAKTLTDEVTTPDERRDKKPGSAKKRKRSPSPSPTPPPQESKKKNTKKGPTTPYTKSKRGQREEEQEDLSKDMDEASPVPASEEGNPAKTNNTKKDSDSTPVKGGTDIDEQEDESMETTGKEEEEGSPSVKGEPVKGSDLHEDNVTEQTHHIIIPSYAAWFDYNSVHAIERRALPEFFNGKNKSKTPEIYLAYRNFMIDTYRLNPQEYLTSTACRRNLAGDVCAIMRVHAFLEQWGLINYQVDSESRPTPMGPPPTSHFHVLADTPSSLVPLQPKTSQTPAAQQMLPFPDKVKDKPSDLQNFGLRTDMYSKKTCSTKSKSSASSMRDWTEQETLLLLEGLEMYKDDWNKVSEHVGSRTQDECILHFLRLPIEDPYLEDTSSTLGPLAYQPIPFSQAGNPVMSTVAFLASVVDPRVASAAAKSALEEFSRMKEEVPAALVEAHVRRVEEAARVSGRQDPLYGLEGSGIAGTGLEEGERPDESSDESKSDSQSSEDKREAKESKEAAAEEEEKQVENGKKEEERGREQEVERETDKTDSEMGDGEKEKDRKESTEEGQRESESEGERKAKVERDVGEGNLATAAASALAAAAVKAKHLAAVEERKIKSLVALLVETQMKKLEIKLRHFEELETIMDREREALEYQRQQLLADRQSFHMEQLKYAEMRARQQHFQQIQHQQHSQAGAPHSNQAASGPPPQSQNSTQPSHSTPAPQPAPSPAPPASSSSAPESQPPQAVHASPSCPPGQATASHSSSSSVPVLHESNAPVSGETLHPSAPVPPPQ
- the smarcc2 gene encoding SWI/SNF complex subunit SMARCC2 isoform X1, which produces MAVRKKDGGPNVKYFEASDTVSQFDNVRVWLGKNYKKYIQAEPPTNKSLSSLVVQLLQFQEEVFGRHVSNPPLTKLPMKCFLDFKSGGALCHILAAAYKFKSDQGWRRFDFQNPSRMDRNVEMFMTIEKSLVQNNCLTRPVIYLSPDIEPKLLGKLKDIIKRHQGSVTEDKASGSHIVVPLPTSLEEEEWVRPVMKRDKQMLLHWGYFPDSYDTWIPASEVEASVEDPPSPEKPRKVHGKWILDLDQYNEWMNEEDYEVGEGCPKRKRISAKTLTDEVTTPDERRDKKPGSAKKRKRSPSPSPTPPPQESKKKNTKKGPTTPYTKSKRGQREEEQEDLSKDMDEASPVPASEEGNPAKTNNTKKDSDSTPVKGGTDIDEQEDESMETTGKEEEEGSPSVKGEPVKGSDLHEDNVTEQTHHIIIPSYAAWFDYNSVHAIERRALPEFFNGKNKSKTPEIYLAYRNFMIDTYRLNPQEYLTSTACRRNLAGDVCAIMRVHAFLEQWGLINYQVDSESRPTPMGPPPTSHFHVLADTPSSLVPLQPKTSQVCRTTETNDRSIQTFFRGCFKFLSVPQTPAAQQMLPFPDKVKDKPSDLQNFGLRTDMYSKKTCSTKSKSSASSMRDWTEQETLLLLEGLEMYKDDWNKVSEHVGSRTQDECILHFLRLPIEDPYLEDTSSTLGPLAYQPIPFSQAGNPVMSTVAFLASVVDPRVASAAAKSALEEFSRMKEEVPAALVEAHVRRVEEAARVSGRQDPLYGLEGSGIAGTGLEEGERPDESSDESKSDSQSSEDKREAKESKEAAAEEEEKQVENGKKEEERGREQEVERETDKTDSEMGDGEKEKDRKESTEEGQRESESEGERKAKVERDVGEGNLATAAASALAAAAVKAKHLAAVEERKIKSLVALLVETQMKKLEIKLRHFEELETIMDREREALEYQRQQLLADRQSFHMEQLKYAEMRARQQHFQQIQHQQHSQAGAPHSNQAASGPPPQSQNSTQPSHSTPAPQPAPSPAPPASSSSAPESQPPQAVHASPSCPPGQATASHSSSSSVPVLHESNAPVSGETLHPSAPVPPPQ